A portion of the Bubalus kerabau isolate K-KA32 ecotype Philippines breed swamp buffalo chromosome 1, PCC_UOA_SB_1v2, whole genome shotgun sequence genome contains these proteins:
- the FAM174C gene encoding protein FAM174C isoform X2 — protein MGPRLLPPPRLLLLSALLLPPLLYGAEEAPPSPQATLSPPPPVVTNGSQPGAPHNNTHLWPLGSPGSPLLRSLYVVTGLIVLAALYFLIRAFRLKKPQRRRYGLLANTEDPTEMTSMDSDEETVFETRNLR, from the exons ATGGGGCCGCGCTTGCTGCCGCCGCCGCGGCTCCTGCTGCTGTCGGCGCTCTTGCTGCCGCCACTGCTGTACGGAGCCGAGGAGGCGCCCCCGTCACCACAGGCCACGTtgtcgccgccgccgcccgtCGTGACGAACGGGAGCCAGCCGGGTGCACCGCACAACAACACACACCTGTGGCCACTGGGCTCGCCGGGCTCGCCGCTGCTGCGCTCTCTCTACGTGGTCACGGGCCTCATCGTCCTGGCCGCGCTCTACTTCCTCATCCGGGCATTCAG ATTGAAAAAGCCACAGCGGAGGAGATACGGGCTCCTGGCCAACACCGAGGACCCCACCGAGATGACCTCGATGGACAGTGACGAGGAGACAGTCTTTGAGACAAGGAACCTGAGATG A
- the FAM174C gene encoding protein FAM174C isoform X1, whose protein sequence is MGPRLLPPPRLLLLSALLLPPLLYGAEEAPPSPQATLSPPPPVVTNGSQPGAPHNNTHLWPLGSPGSPLLRSLYVVTGLIVLAALYFLIRAFRCVRPTPPPPGRSQSSRASRPHVLRRLKRSAPASRGWVRLKKPQRRRYGLLANTEDPTEMTSMDSDEETVFETRNLR, encoded by the exons ATGGGGCCGCGCTTGCTGCCGCCGCCGCGGCTCCTGCTGCTGTCGGCGCTCTTGCTGCCGCCACTGCTGTACGGAGCCGAGGAGGCGCCCCCGTCACCACAGGCCACGTtgtcgccgccgccgcccgtCGTGACGAACGGGAGCCAGCCGGGTGCACCGCACAACAACACACACCTGTGGCCACTGGGCTCGCCGGGCTCGCCGCTGCTGCGCTCTCTCTACGTGGTCACGGGCCTCATCGTCCTGGCCGCGCTCTACTTCCTCATCCGGGCATTCAGGTGTGTCAGGCCcacgccgccgccgcccgggcgCAGCCAATCCTCGCGCGCCTCGCGCCCCCACGTGCTTAGGCGCCTGAAGCGCAGTGCGCCAGCGTCACGTGGGTGGGTGCG ATTGAAAAAGCCACAGCGGAGGAGATACGGGCTCCTGGCCAACACCGAGGACCCCACCGAGATGACCTCGATGGACAGTGACGAGGAGACAGTCTTTGAGACAAGGAACCTGAGATG A
- the EFNA2 gene encoding ephrin-A2: MAPAQRPLLPLLLLLLPLLPPPPPPFAHGEDAARANSDRYAVYWNRSNPRFHAGAADDGGGYTVEVSINDYLDIYCPHYGAPLPPAERMEHYVLYMVNGEGHASCDHRQRGFKRWECNRPAAPGGPLKFSEKFQLFTPFSLGFEFRPGHEYYYISATPPNAVDRPCLRLKVYVRPTNETLYEAPEPIFTSNNSCSGLGSCQLFLSTVPVLWTLLGS, from the exons ATGGCGCCCGCGCAGCGcccgctgctgccgctgctgctgctgctgctgccgctgctgccgccgccgccgccgcccttcGCTCACGGCGAGGACGCCGCCCGCGCCAACTCGGACCGCTACGCCGTCTACTGGAACCGCAGCAACCCCAG GTTCCACGCGGGTGCGGCAGACGACGGCGGCGGCTACACCGTAGAGGTGAGCATCAACGACTACCTGGACATTTACTGCCCGCACTACGGAGCACCGCTGCCGCCGGCCGAGCGCATGGAGCACTATGTGCTGTACATGGTCAACGGCGAAGGCCACGCCTCCTGCGACCACAGGCAGCGCGGCTTCAAGCGCTGGGAGTGCAACCGGCCCGCGGCGCCCGGGGGCCCGCTCAAGTTCTCCGAGAAGTTCCAGCTCTTCACGCCCTTCTCTCTGGGCTTCGAGTTCCGCCCGGGCCACGAGTACTACTACATCT CTGCCACACCGCCCAATGCTGTGGACCGACCCTGCCTGCGACTGAAGGTTTATGTGAGGCCAACCA ACGAGACCCTGTATGAGGCCCCCGAGCCCATCTTCACCAGCAATAACTCCTGCAGTGGCCTGGGCAGCTGCCAGCTCTTCCTCAGCACTGTCCCCGTGCTGTGGACCCTCCTGGGCTCCTAG